A genome region from Cutaneotrichosporon cavernicola HIS019 DNA, chromosome: 5 includes the following:
- the UGP1 gene encoding uncharacterized protein (UTP--glucose-1-phosphate uridylyltransferase), with protein MATLTAQQSAQRQRGHSSIDFKSATTGVAAKAMRNELNRMVHGVTEPAKKKMFNAEMESFFLLFNRYLTDKAKGEKIDWEKIQPPKPEQVRPYKVLDKVDPSILNKLAVLKLNGGLGTTMGCVGPKSVIEVREGMTFLDLSVRQIEHLNEKYNVNVPFILMNSFNTDDDTARIIQKYQNHNINILTFNQSRYPRVNKESLLPCPADANSDKANWYPPGHGDIYDALNNSGLLDQLLAAGTEYIFISNVDNLGAIVDLNIFQTMIDAQAEYVMEVTDKTKADIKGGTIIDYEGKPRLLEVAQVPKDHLDEFCSTRKFKIFNTNNIWCSLKAIKRVVDNDELNLEIIVNNKVTDKGEAVIQLETAIGAAIKHFDSAIGINVPRSRFLPVKSCSDLLLIKSGLYNLQHGVLTMDKSREFGGTPVVKLGDQFKKVANFEKRFKSIPSITELDHLTVSGDVWFGKRVRLAGTCIIVATEGNKIMIPDGTDLENKLITGNLSIIDH; from the exons ATGGCAACCCTCACCGCTCAGCAGTCGGCtcagcgccagcgcggccaCTCGTCCATC GACTTCAAGTCGGCGACGACTGGTgtggccgccaaggccatgCGCAACGAGCTTAACCGCATGGTCCATGGCGTCACTGAGCccgcgaagaagaag ATGTTCAACGCCGAGATGGAGTcgttcttcctcctcttcaaccGCTACCTCaccgacaaggccaagggcgagaagat CGACTGGGAGAAGATCCAGCCCCCCAAGCCCGAGCAGGTTCGGCCCTAcaaggtcctcgacaaggtcgacccTTCCATCCTCAACAAGCTTGCCGTCCTCAAGCTTAACGGTGGTCTCGGCACCACCATGGGCTGCGTTGGCCCCAAGTCGGTCATCGAGGTCCGCGAGGGCAtgaccttcctcgacctctcggTCCGCCAGATCGAGCACCTCAACGAGAAGTACAACGTCAACGTCCCCTTCATCCTCATGAACTCGTTCAAcacggacgacgacacTGCTCGCATCATCCAGAAGTACCAGAACCACAACATCAACATCCTCACCTTCAACCAGTCGCGCTACCCTCGTGTCAACAAGGAGTCGCTCCTTCCCTGccccgccgacgccaactCGGACAAGGCCAACTGGTACCCTCCTGGACACGGTGACATTTACGACGCCCTCAACAACTCTGgtctcctcgaccagctgCTTGCCGCCGGCACGGAGTACATCTTCATCTCCAACGTTGACAACCTCGGCGCTatcgtcgacctcaacaTCTTCCAGACCATGATCGACGCCCAGGCTGAGTACGTCATGGAGGTCACCGAcaagaccaaggccgacatCAAGGGTGGTACCATCATCGACTACGAGGGCAAGCCCCGTCTTCTCGAGGTTGCCCAGGTCCCCAAGGACCATCTCGACGAGTTCTGCTCGACGCGCAAGTTCAAGATCTTCAACACCAACAACATCTGGTGCTCTTTGAAGGCGATCAAGCGCGTtgtcgacaacgacgagctcaacctcgagaTCATTGTCAACAACAAGGTTACGGACAAGGGTGAGGCCGTCATCCAGCTTGAGACGGCCATTGGTGCCGCTATCAAGCATTTCGACTCGGCCATCGGTATCAACGTCCCACGTTCGCGTTTCCTGCCCGTCAAGTCGTGCTCCGACCTTCTCCTCATCAAGTCGGGGCTGTACAACCTCCAGCACGGTGTCCTTACTATGGACAAGTCGCGCGAGTTCGGCGGCACCCCTGTCGTTAAGCTCGGTGACCAGTTCAAGAAGGTTGCG AACTTTGAGAAGCGGTTCAAGTCGATCCCCAGCATCACTGAGCTTGACCACCTTACGGTCTCTGGCGACGTGTGGTTCGGCAAGCGCGTCCGCCTGGCCGGCACGTGCATCATTGTTGCGACCGAGGGCAACAAGATTATGATTCCCGACGgcaccgacctcgagaaCAAGCTCATCACGGGCAACCTTTCCATCATCGACCACTAA
- a CDS encoding uncharacterized protein (Hydrolyzes ATP, and can also hydrolyze GTP with lower efficiency. Has lower affinity for GTP), with the protein MPPKKKVVEEKKVILGRPGNNLKIGIVGVPNVGKSSFFNTLSKTDLGKAANFPYATIDPEEARIPVPDERFTWLCEVYKPKSVVPAFLTCIDIAGLTAGASTGAGLGNAFLSHVRAVDGIFQMVRVFDDAEVIHVEGEVNPIRDMEIISTELRLKDIEWLEKEVERHRKIVRSCGNVSLADKAKKEELATVERVLKHVAEDNRDVRKGTWTNKEVEVINSLHLLTAKPITYLLNLSERDFVRKKNKWLPKIKAWIDENNPGDMLIPFSVALEERLVSLSEEEAAEEGDKLGLGKKNPSALGRITTSGYSSLNLIRYFTCGPEEVRAWTVRKGIKAPQAAGVIHSDFENKFVCGEIMSFDDLKEYGTESAVKGAGKLRQQGKPYEIVDGDICHWKCG; encoded by the exons atgccacccaagaagaaggtcgttgaggagaagaaggtcatcctcggccgtcCGGGAAACAACCTGAAG ATTGGTATTGTCGGCGTCCCCAACGTCGGCAAATCGTCGTTCTTCAACACCCTTTCCAAGACTGACCTCGGCAAGGCCGCCAACTTCCCCTACGCCACTATCGACCCCGAGGAGGCCCGTATCCCCGTCCCCGATGAGCGCTTCACCTGGCTTTGTGAGGTCTACAAGCCCAAGTCCGTTGTCCCTGCGTTCCTTACCTGCATTGACATTGCCGGTCTGACTGCTGGTGCTTCGACGGGTGCGGGTCTTGGTAACGCCTTCCTGTCGCACGTCCGTGCTGTCGACGGCATCTTCCAGATGGTTCGCGTgttcgacgacgccgaggtcatccacgtcgagggtgaggtcAACCCCATCCGTGACATGGAGATCATCTCGACCGAGCTCCGTCTCAAGGACATCGAGTggctcgagaaggaggttgAGCGTCACCGCAAGATTGTGCGCTCGTGCGGCAACGTTTCGCTTGcggacaaggccaagaaggaggagcttgcgACCGTTGAGCGTGTCCTCAAGCACGTTGCTGAGGACAACCGCGACGTCCGTAAGGGCACCTGGACCAACAAGGAG GTTGAGGTCATCAACAGTCTTCACCTCCTCACGGCAAAGCCCATCACctacctcctcaacctctcggAGCGCGACTTTGTCCGGAAAAAGAACAAGTGGCTGCCCAAGATCAAGGCGTGGATCGACGAGAACAACCCGGGAGACATGCTCATCCCCTTCTCGgttgcgctcgaggagcgtcTCGTGTCgctgagcgaggaggaagccgcggaggagggtgacaagcttggcctcggcaagAAGAACCCTTCGGCCCTAGGCAGGATTACCACATCCGGTTACTCGTcgctcaacctcatccGCTACTTCACCTGTGGCCCAGAGGAGGTCCGCGCGTGGACTGTGCGCAAGGGTATCAAGGCGCCGCAGGCCGCCGGTGTCATCCACTCGGACTTTGAGAACAAGTTTGTATGTGGTGAGATCATGTCGTTTGACGACCTCAAGGAATACGGCACCGAGTCGGCTGTCAAGGGGGCCGGCAAGTTGCGCCAGCAGGGCAAGCCTTACGAGAttgtcgacggcgacattTGCCACTGGAAGTGCGGGTAG